One part of the Nitrospira sp. genome encodes these proteins:
- a CDS encoding NAD(P)H-dependent oxidoreductase subunit E, with the protein MKTLPPNALDDLLTRARPAEGASPNILRVLHAIHDVCGFIDPGLIPAIARSQGGTEAEVAGVLSYYPSLNTQPVGRHRVQVCLGESCLANRCDRVVEVIQSKLGIDLGQTTSDSRFTLEPVSCVGNCAVSPSVRIDGELHGRVRPSDVPGLLDRYR; encoded by the coding sequence GTGAAGACGCTCCCGCCGAACGCGCTTGATGACCTCCTGACCCGTGCACGCCCGGCCGAGGGCGCGTCCCCGAACATCCTTCGCGTACTCCATGCTATCCACGATGTGTGCGGATTTATCGATCCAGGACTTATCCCGGCTATCGCTCGCTCGCAAGGGGGCACCGAGGCCGAGGTGGCCGGTGTGTTGTCCTACTATCCTTCGCTGAATACTCAGCCGGTCGGGCGACATCGAGTTCAGGTATGCCTTGGCGAGTCCTGCCTTGCCAATCGATGCGATCGAGTGGTGGAGGTGATTCAGTCAAAGCTGGGGATCGATTTGGGCCAGACGACGTCCGATAGCCGGTTCACGCTTGAGCCGGTGTCCTGTGTCGGCAATTGTGCGGTGTCGCCGAGCGTGCGAATCGACGGAGAACTACACGGGCGGGTCCGGCCTAGCGATGTCCCTGGCCTTCTGGATCGTTATCGATGA
- a CDS encoding NADH-ubiquinone oxidoreductase-F iron-sulfur binding region domain-containing protein yields MSRIRLYLSNDTSSCAAGAERLAEAWRSRSDVELVRTSSRGAFFLEPMVERDSPDGRLAWCQVAPADLPRILAGDGGVPVSTIPFLAKQTRHTFASFGVTEPLSTEAYQAHGGLAGLRAAQQVSPAAIIQEIKTSRLRGRGGAAFPVWKKWEVAAATTADRKYVVANADEGDAGTYCDRMIMEGDPFRLIEGMLICGRAIGAQAGYVYCRREYPTATAGLHAAIRAAEAAGWLEIDGRRFSIAVVSGAGSYVCGEETALLESLEGRRGVVRARPPHPAQSGLYGRPTIVSNVLTFATIPNILARGGAWHASMGTEGSRGTAVLQLGGRVKQPGLIEIPFGLTLREVLDQFGQGMADGARLKAVQVGGPLGSLFADAQLDIPICFDAFAKADAILGHGGIVVFDDETDMLELSRHLMAFVADESCGKCVPCRIGSLRAREILETVQAGQATEADLALLTELGDTMKATSLCGLGSRAPYPVLSALEQFPVDFRSRVRS; encoded by the coding sequence ATGAGCCGCATCAGACTCTACCTTTCCAACGACACCTCATCTTGTGCGGCCGGAGCGGAACGCCTCGCCGAGGCTTGGCGTTCACGGTCCGACGTTGAGCTAGTCCGAACGTCTTCCCGCGGCGCGTTCTTTCTTGAGCCGATGGTCGAGCGCGATAGTCCTGATGGGCGCCTGGCCTGGTGCCAGGTGGCGCCCGCCGATCTTCCCAGGATTCTGGCAGGCGACGGCGGCGTTCCGGTTTCCACTATTCCATTCCTTGCGAAGCAGACGAGACATACGTTCGCCTCATTTGGCGTGACCGAGCCCTTGTCGACGGAGGCGTATCAGGCGCATGGCGGTCTTGCCGGTCTTCGTGCCGCGCAGCAGGTGAGTCCTGCGGCCATTATCCAGGAGATCAAGACGTCTCGATTGCGCGGACGGGGGGGCGCTGCCTTTCCTGTGTGGAAAAAGTGGGAGGTCGCTGCCGCGACCACGGCGGACCGCAAGTACGTGGTCGCCAATGCCGATGAGGGCGATGCGGGAACCTACTGTGACCGGATGATCATGGAGGGCGATCCGTTCCGCCTGATCGAAGGCATGCTGATTTGCGGGCGGGCCATCGGGGCGCAGGCCGGTTACGTCTACTGCCGACGGGAGTACCCGACCGCCACAGCCGGCTTGCATGCGGCCATTCGGGCGGCGGAGGCCGCCGGGTGGCTGGAAATTGACGGGCGGCGGTTCTCCATCGCGGTGGTGTCCGGAGCAGGTTCCTATGTGTGCGGCGAAGAAACGGCCCTATTGGAATCGCTGGAAGGGCGGCGCGGTGTCGTGCGTGCGCGGCCTCCGCATCCGGCGCAGTCCGGTCTCTACGGCCGGCCGACGATTGTCAGTAACGTCCTCACCTTTGCCACGATCCCGAATATCCTCGCGCGGGGTGGAGCCTGGCATGCGTCGATGGGAACAGAGGGTTCGCGCGGCACCGCAGTCCTTCAACTCGGCGGACGGGTGAAGCAGCCGGGACTCATTGAGATTCCGTTCGGTCTCACGCTCCGTGAGGTGCTCGATCAATTCGGACAGGGAATGGCAGATGGCGCGCGCCTGAAGGCCGTGCAGGTCGGAGGACCGCTCGGCAGCCTATTTGCGGACGCGCAGTTGGATATTCCGATCTGTTTCGATGCGTTTGCCAAGGCGGATGCGATTCTCGGTCATGGCGGTATCGTCGTGTTCGATGACGAGACCGATATGTTGGAGCTCTCCCGGCATCTGATGGCCTTTGTGGCGGATGAGTCCTGCGGGAAATGCGTGCCTTGCCGTATCGGATCTCTGCGGGCGCGCGAGATCCTTGAAACGGTTCAAGCGGGGCAGGCGACGGAGGCGGATTTGGCCCTGCTGACTGAGCTGGGCGATACGATGAAGGCAACCAGCTTGTGCGGACTGGGATCGCGAGCTCCCTATCCGGTGCTGTCGGCCTTAGAGCAATTTCCCGTGGATTTTCGCAGCCGGGTGCGATCATGA